DNA sequence from the Saimiri boliviensis isolate mSaiBol1 chromosome 5, mSaiBol1.pri, whole genome shotgun sequence genome:
CAAATACTGGCATCATCAAACCTGGCAACTGACCTCACCTCCCGCCCACTTCCCATTTCTCTTCATCTCTCCTGCTATTGCTCTGGTTTTCATCTTCTCCAGACCTCTTCTAATACCCTTCTGAAGAGGACCTGCCCTGTGCTGGCTTCTAGGCTGGCTGTCGGAAGGGACAGAGACAATCAAGGCTCTAATCTGCCTTCAGACAGCTCTGAGGTAGACTGTGTGTACCAATGGACTTTGAAGGGTGTAATGCTATAGAGCTCAGCACAGAGGGGTGAATTTCTTTGCTCCCCAGCTAGACTGTTAATGTCCTGCATCAGGGCTACTGTGGGATATTTCAGTGACCTCCGTAGGGGCCTCTGGGGCTCCCCCGCTTGCTTGGCCAGTAGAGACCAATTCAGGGGACACCAGATTGGGATAGTTGTGGCTAGTGGAAGGGCCGCCAGAGTGGGGAGCAGAAGATGAAATGGTACAAAGGAGAGGAGAGCAGTTCCTCCAGCATGACCTGCCTTATGCTCTACACCCCAAAGTCTTCAGGGTGCTGGTGGGCCCTCTTCCTTGACTCCTTTTTCAGGCCTTTGCCCCTCACATGGCCACTGATTCCTCTCCCTTCCACCTGGAAGGTTGCTATTTTACATGCACACAGATTtagcctcttccaggaagcctccaGAGAATTGTCCTCCAGCCTGTTTTGCCTCCCTGGCTCCTCTATTCCAGCCCTTAACACACTTTCTATTTGGTTTCCGTCTCTGTCATGAGACTAAACTTCTTGGAGTTCAGGATCCATCTTCGCAGCTGCCCAGCACCGGGCACAGTGGAGACCCCGGAGAGCCTCAGTGTGGCAATGGTCTGTGCAACCCAGTGGGATAAAGGTTTTTCCAGAAGGGCTTCTGGGCGGTGGCAGAACAGTAGCTGAGTCTTGAAAAGGCAGGAGGGCTGTGAGTAGAAAGGGAACAGGGGAAGACCTGTGTCTAGGAAAGGGCAGTGTATCCAGGCGGGGGCTGCTGTGGCCTGAGAAGAGCTGGTTGCCAACCACGGACTAGAGTCTCACCTCTCCGGGAGAAGGAGCAGTGGTTATTGAGCCCCTACTGTTTAGAATACAGGAAGATACCAGCTTACGTTGTGTCATTTCCTCTTCACACAGGAGAGGGGGTGGTAGGATCTTTTTACATGCCTGAAAACTGAAACTCAGCGGTTTAGGTAACTTACAAAAAGCTGAGTTAGTCTGggcacatggctcatgcctgtaatcccagaactttgggaggctgaggcagatggatcatgcaaggtcaggaatttgagaccatcctggccaacatggtgaaccctgtctctactaaaaatacaaaaattaggcaggtgtagtggtgcatgcctgtaatcccagctactcgggaggctgaggcaggagaatcgcttgaaccggggaggcagaggttgcagtgagctgagatggcaccattgcactccgtcctgggcgacaagagcaaaactccatctaaaaagaaaaaaagaaaaaagagccgaGTTAAACCCTGCTCTGCCTGACTTCAAAGTGCTAGTTTGTTTGATCTGTTAAAAAGGTACTGACTGACTTGGCATAACAAATGAAGTAGGCTTTTCAAGCTATGGCCTTGGCTGTTGGGAAGACGCTGGATTTTGCAAACTCACATGAACATTTAATATATAGCAGCGGTGTGTGAGAGCATCTCTTATCCTAGCATTCAGTGATAAGGACTTATGCTTCACTGGGTGGGATCCCACCACAGAAATCTGCAAGTGCTTCAGATTAGAACTTCTAAGTGTTTGTAGAAGCTGTGGTGATTAATGAATTAAAAAGTCTGGTaaagaaattacatttaaaggctggacatggtggctcatgcctgtgatcctagcactttgggtggccaaagtgtgagtccaggagtttaagaccagttgGGCaatgttgctactaaaaatacagaaaaattagccagatgtggtggtgtgcacctgtagtcccagctactgggaagctgaggtgggagtatcacttgagccctacagtgagccgtgatcatgccactgcactccagcctgggtgacagagcaagaccttatctaaaaaaaaaaaaaaattatatttggtcAACATATTACACAAAAATACGATTACTGCGGGCTTCCTGTGAAATTTCTTCTCCAGGTTCTGCTGAGGATCTGTGtcttcatatttcaaaaaaagatttcttaaaaaggGCTACACAGTTTCTGTAATCTTTATTTTCCTGTAACCATAACACTGTCAAAGTCTAATGCTTCCTTAGCTAAAaatcacagcaaaaaaaaaaaaaagtctgctgcTAACAGTATTGGACTTGGCCATGGTTTGAGGTTGAGGGTGTGGATTCTGGGTTCTTATCAGCCTTTGGCTTTTGCCAGTTGGGCAGGTTTCTTCACCTCCATGGCACAGtttcttatgtgtaaaatgaagatgataatatTTGTTCAGGTCATTGAGCAGATTGAGTGATGCCATGTAGCGTAGTGGTTTGCATGTGTTTACAGTGTGAGTGCATTTATTAGTGAAATGGGTCCTTGACTCAATGTGGGAACCCCGAGCTACAGTGCAGGGCTCTGGGAGCACCgcagggaggagggtgggccGGCTGCCTGGCACACCCTTACCCAGCCCCTCTACCTGTGTGTTCTCTCTCCAGGCTGCTGCCCCGTTGGAAGATTACTCCCCAGGCTTCCCTTGTCCCAAGCAGTGAGCTGATTGGAATGGTACCCCGGGAGGGCCCTGAGTCTGCTCAGTGCCTGTGCCCTTCCCTCACCATCCCCAATGCCAAGGATGTGCTTCGGAGAAGGCACAAGAGAAGGAGCCGACAGCACCAGCGGTTCATGGCCCGGAAGGCCTTGCTGCAGGAGCAGGGGCTGCTAAGCATGCCTCCAGAACCAGGGTCCTCCCTACTGCCCACCCCTTTGGGGGCAGCGCCACCTCCTGAAGCTGCCAGCAGTGAGAATCAGTGTCCGAGGGCTGGGTCTAGTGCTGCCGAATGCAGCAGAAGGCCCGCCCCCAGGAAAGCCTCAGGGCCCTTGCCCAGCAAGTGTGTGGCTATTGACTGTGAGATGGTGGGCACGGGACCCCGAGGGCGGGTGAGCGAGCTGGCCCGCTGTTCCGTGGTGAGTTATTATGGCGATGTCCTCTATGACAAGTACATCAGGCCTGAGATGCCCGTCGTTGACTACCGTACTCGCTGGAGTGGCATCACTCGGCAGCACATGCGCAAGGCTATCCCCTTCCAGGTGGCCCAGAAAGAGGTAAGGGCAGGGTAGGGACTTGTCTGGGAGGTGTGGTGGACTGGAAAGAGCCACCCTGGGTTTGAGTCACCACTTAGCTGCACTGGGGGCAACAAACCTTGGGAAAGTCACCTAACCTTTCCAATCAGTAGTTTCCTTCTCCATAGAataggggaaagaaaaataaaatcccgACCCTGCCTCCAGATAAGGATTGCTGGTCTGTTGCACAGGACAGTGTAGAAAGGCTGCACCAACTACAGGGTGATAAACAGCTTACATTTCAGAGTTTGCTTTCTCTTATAAAAGGTTGTATGCGCcacgcgcggtggctcacgcctgtaatcccagcactttggaaggccgaggcaggtggatcacgaggtcaagagatcgaggccatcctggtcaacatagtgaaaccctatctctactaaaatacaaaaattagctgggcatggtggcgcgtgcctgtaatcccagctactcaggaggctgaggcaggagaattgcctgaacccaggaggcggaggttgcggtgagccgagatcgcgccattgcactccagcctgggtaacaagagcgaaactctgtctcaaaaaaaaaaaaagtggtatgcATTGATAGAAAATTTGTAAAGTCCACAGTGACATCACGATCAAGTATTCATGTTTTGGCATATTTCCTTATGTTAATTTCTTAGTGCTTAGAAAAAGTTAATTAGTGGTTGGGACCATACTGATGTACCAGGAATTCCCAGACACACTTGACCTTAGGAAACGCGTAAGGCCTTTTCAACAATCTAGGATCCTTGTCCCCAGTCCCCTCCATAGAGACTGGTCCAGCAGGCTTGGCAAGGGCTTTGACCTGGATCCCATTAAAATCATCACACTGCAGACGTGCACCATAAAGCCACAGGGCTTAAGGGGAAATGGAGGAAGGGGATAAAGACCATCAGTGACACCCCGAAAACAAAGATAGAAACCTAATAAAAATGGTAGTCCAGTTTTAcacatcatgttttttttttttttttcttatttcacacatctttttttttttttgagacggagtttcgctcttgttacccaggctggagtgcaatggcgtgatctcggctcaccacaatctccgcctcctgggttcaggcaattctcctgcctcagcctcctgagtagctgggattacaggcacgcgccaccatgcccagctgattttttgtatttttagtagagacagggtttcaccatgttgaccaagatggtctcgatctcttgacctggtgatccacccgcctctgcctcccaaagtgctgggattacaggcttgagccaccgcgctcagcctaTTTCACACATCTTAAATGGTTAAGAAATGCACAGTACACCAGTAAGTATGGCACTTCACCTTGAAGGAGACCTGCAGCT
Encoded proteins:
- the AEN gene encoding apoptosis-enhancing nuclease; translation: MVPREGPESAQCLCPSLTIPNAKDVLRRRHKRRSRQHQRFMARKALLQEQGLLSMPPEPGSSLLPTPLGAAPPPEAASSENQCPRAGSSAAECSRRPAPRKASGPLPSKCVAIDCEMVGTGPRGRVSELARCSVVSYYGDVLYDKYIRPEMPVVDYRTRWSGITRQHMRKAIPFQVAQKEILKLLKGKVVVGHALHNDFQALKYVHPRSQTRDTTYVPNFLNQPGLHTRARVSLKDLALQLLHKRIQVGQHGHSSVEDATTAMELYRLVEVQWEQQACSLWTRPEDREPDSSTDMEQYMEDQYWPEDPACGSRGGAGEAQDRRD